Genomic window (Acidobacteriota bacterium):
GCGGCCTTCCGCGCGGTCGGTGACGCCCGCACGCCGTTGAGGCTTCTCGCCCTGGCCGCGATCGTCAACCTCACGGCTGACCCCGTGCTGATCTTCGGCGCCGGACCGCTGCCGGCGCTCGGTGTCACCGGGGCGGCGTTGGCGACGGTTGCATCGTGGCTGGTGGCATCGGTTCGTGGCTGGGTGGTGCTGGGCCGCCTCGGAATCCGGCCGCGGCCCTTCGCCTTCCTGCGCCCGCCAATGGAAGAGACCTGGCAGGCGCTCAAGGTCGGCCTCCCCCTTGGCCTCGAGGGCGCACTCTTTTCGCTCATCTACATCCTCCTGACCCGGGTCATCACCGGCTTCGGAACGCCAGCGGTCGCGGCGCTCGGCATCGGCCACAAGCTCGAGGTGCTCAACTACTTCGTATGCGCGGGCATGGGCGCCGCCGCGACCACGGTCGTCAGCCAGAACATCGGGGCTGGAGAACCCCTGCGAGCGGTGCGGTGCGCGTGGCGTGCGCTGTTTCTCACCTGTATCCCGGTGGGTGCGGTGACGATTCTCCTGGTCGCCTTCCCAGAGGTCGCGATCGGGGTGTTTTCAAACGATACCGAGGTCGTCGCTGCAGGAACGACCTACGTGCTGTTGGTCGGCATGACGCAGCTCTTCATGGCCGCGGAGGTGGTGATGCTCGGCGCCTTCGCCGGCGTTCAGTGGACCGCATGGCCGGCGGCGATCGTGATCGCACTGACCGCGGTCAGGGTTCCGCTCTCGATGTGGCTAGTCGCCTGGGGGTGGGGCGTCGAGGCGGTCTGGTTCGCGATCGCATCCACAACTGTGCTCAAGGGAGCGATCCTCGCGGCTCTGTTCGGCATGCGGTGTGGACGGGGATGAGGGGCAAGATCTCGGAATCGGGATCCAAGCTTGGCGGCAAGCAGGTGTTTTGTTGGAGGAAAAATCCGAAATCCGAAATCCGAAATCCCAAATGT
Coding sequences:
- a CDS encoding MATE family efflux transporter translates to MNQALRYRELMVSGSIDRAILHLGAPAAMAALLQAGFLVVDTFWLGRVGPVALAAASTAGFTMWLAQTLGDGAAAGSGSVLARAIGGNNPAGAERAAAAGQTLGVWGSAIVSASGLLLSHATFAFMGTDAPVTAEGLKYMWVVFAGMPLYFLFVLLSAAFRAVGDARTPLRLLALAAIVNLTADPVLIFGAGPLPALGVTGAALATVASWLVASVRGWVVLGRLGIRPRPFAFLRPPMEETWQALKVGLPLGLEGALFSLIYILLTRVITGFGTPAVAALGIGHKLEVLNYFVCAGMGAAATTVVSQNIGAGEPLRAVRCAWRALFLTCIPVGAVTILLVAFPEVAIGVFSNDTEVVAAGTTYVLLVGMTQLFMAAEVVMLGAFAGVQWTAWPAAIVIALTAVRVPLSMWLVAWGWGVEAVWFAIASTTVLKGAILAALFGMRCGRG